One window of Bdellovibrionales bacterium genomic DNA carries:
- a CDS encoding DUF4423 domain-containing protein: protein MRSFARDLDVSPGRLSRILNGKDEAGNRLISAVLRSKVFTEEEHQELTQCLKEMENPFTGEYQYQGYDLDPQDVAAVWHHLAVFNLITIPGAECTEEVIAKRLNMQIDDVKRSIDFLLRQNSIQKHENGHYVSHSEQMYFSPKQFNEIYEAHLNYLVENKKRALTGGSEQTFFGLVTVTLSDEAFQRAKLMLNKTMAKICKEDQQSPDKKVFHVSAQLFAVDEGPTT, encoded by the coding sequence ACTTAGATGTTTCTCCTGGCCGTCTTTCGCGAATTTTGAATGGTAAGGATGAAGCCGGAAATCGTCTAATTTCGGCCGTTCTCAGATCCAAGGTTTTCACCGAGGAGGAGCATCAAGAGCTCACTCAGTGCCTGAAAGAAATGGAAAATCCATTTACAGGTGAATACCAATATCAAGGTTACGATCTTGATCCACAAGATGTGGCAGCGGTTTGGCATCACCTCGCGGTTTTCAACCTGATCACGATTCCTGGTGCTGAATGCACTGAAGAAGTGATTGCGAAACGTCTGAACATGCAAATCGACGACGTGAAGCGCAGTATTGATTTCTTGCTCCGTCAAAATTCAATTCAGAAGCACGAAAACGGTCACTACGTTTCTCACTCTGAGCAAATGTACTTCTCACCAAAGCAATTCAACGAGATCTATGAAGCTCATTTGAATTACTTGGTTGAGAATAAAAAAAGAGCCCTCACTGGGGGCTCTGAACAGACATTCTTTGGCTTAGTAACTGTGACTTTGAGTGATGAGGCCTTCCAGCGTGCGAAGCTCATGCTCAATAAGACCATGGCTAAGATTTGCAAAGAAGACCAGCAAAGTCCTGATAAAAAAGTCTTCCACGTGAGCGCGCAACTCTTCGCGGTTGACGAAGGCCCTACCACTTAG
- a CDS encoding zinc carboxypeptidase has product MKALKYITAIGLAALTLTLFTQKAHTSDTNLYWMKIRAKDQFQRSVIANTGVSIESVREDFVAATGTLEEKNAIEKLGWLDVSFPLTDAMDFPAKDAAYHNYAELTQKVQELAATYPNLVKLSSIGKSVEGREIWVLRISGNLAQADSLPAAIYMGGHHAREHLSVELPLYYAEYFLSEYTKGNPRIVNLLNGRDIHIIPAVNPDGLEFDVASGNYKMWRKNRSRNSDGTYGVDLNRNYGYQWGTGGSSGNTNSETYKGPRAFSEPETVAVKNYVEAHQNITILLTFHTFSELILYPWGYKYAGIDISRDQQVHQKMAEKMATWNNYSPQQSSSLYQASGDTTDWAYGEHKIISFTFELDPTNNGWGGSAGFYPGAGVIPDVERKNLEPVLYLLEYADNPYRVLDVSIDPIH; this is encoded by the coding sequence ATGAAGGCTCTCAAGTACATCACGGCAATCGGACTTGCCGCTCTGACTCTCACTCTGTTCACTCAAAAAGCTCACACCTCGGATACAAATCTCTATTGGATGAAAATTCGTGCGAAGGATCAATTCCAGCGCAGCGTAATTGCTAATACCGGCGTATCTATCGAGAGCGTGCGCGAAGACTTCGTTGCCGCCACCGGCACCCTCGAAGAAAAGAACGCCATCGAAAAACTCGGCTGGCTCGATGTGAGCTTCCCCCTCACAGACGCGATGGACTTCCCCGCGAAAGATGCTGCATATCACAACTACGCGGAACTGACTCAAAAGGTTCAAGAGCTCGCAGCGACCTACCCGAATCTCGTGAAACTTTCTTCGATTGGCAAATCGGTTGAAGGCCGTGAGATCTGGGTTCTGCGTATTTCTGGAAATCTGGCGCAAGCCGACAGCCTGCCGGCAGCGATCTACATGGGCGGTCACCATGCGCGTGAGCACTTGTCAGTCGAGCTTCCGCTTTACTACGCCGAATACTTCCTCAGCGAATACACGAAAGGCAATCCACGCATCGTGAATTTGCTGAACGGTCGTGACATTCACATCATCCCTGCCGTGAATCCGGATGGTTTGGAGTTCGACGTCGCTAGCGGCAACTACAAAATGTGGCGCAAGAATCGTAGCCGCAATAGTGACGGTACTTACGGTGTCGATCTGAATCGTAACTATGGTTATCAGTGGGGCACCGGTGGCTCGAGCGGCAATACAAACAGCGAAACTTACAAAGGGCCTCGCGCATTCAGCGAACCTGAAACAGTCGCAGTTAAGAATTACGTCGAAGCTCATCAGAACATCACGATTCTACTCACCTTCCACACGTTCTCAGAACTGATCCTTTATCCTTGGGGCTACAAATACGCAGGCATTGATATTTCCCGCGACCAGCAAGTTCACCAAAAGATGGCTGAGAAAATGGCGACGTGGAATAACTATAGCCCGCAGCAGTCATCGTCATTGTATCAAGCCAGCGGCGATACCACCGATTGGGCCTACGGTGAGCACAAAATCATTTCATTTACTTTTGAATTGGATCCAACCAATAACGGCTGGGGAGGAAGTGCCGGATTCTATCCAGGCGCGGGAGTCATTCCAGATGTTGAAAGAAAAAATCTGGAGCCGGTACTATACTTACTCGAATACGCAGACAACCCGTACCGCGTACTCGATGTCAGTATCGACCCTATCCACTAA
- a CDS encoding PilZ domain-containing protein: protein MMNSNIFTERYMTQERAYLEIFGRMGTLIAEMKNLSLTGAFLEIIQGDYIPQKGDIIRVTIPLETLGRTHSVNAEVVWGKSLGLGICFLNRQETMTKMLSRNRSQ from the coding sequence ATGATGAATAGCAATATTTTTACTGAGAGATATATGACCCAAGAGCGCGCCTATCTTGAGATCTTCGGCCGCATGGGCACCCTGATTGCTGAAATGAAAAATCTCTCACTCACCGGCGCCTTCCTTGAAATCATTCAAGGCGATTACATTCCACAAAAAGGTGACATCATCCGTGTCACGATCCCACTCGAAACTCTTGGTCGCACGCACAGCGTGAATGCGGAAGTTGTCTGGGGAAAAAGTCTCGGACTTGGCATTTGCTTCCTCAATCGCCAAGAGACGATGACAAAGATGCTGTCCCGAAACCGCTCCCAGTAA
- a CDS encoding dihydrofolate reductase, translated as MMLTHVTAMSQNRVIGAANTLPWSLPEDLKFFRDTTKGHIMIMGRKTFDSIGAKPLPQRYHIVITRQDLVSTNPLVKYVKTLEEAVEAAKPLTAQWGDEVFIVGGGEIYKQSMNITDRIYLTVIYKDFEGDTHYPEIPANFELVAKSDRTEPVPFSFLTYEKKK; from the coding sequence ATGATGTTAACTCACGTCACAGCAATGTCCCAAAACCGCGTGATTGGCGCTGCCAACACTTTGCCATGGAGTTTGCCAGAAGATTTGAAATTCTTCCGCGATACTACCAAGGGTCACATCATGATCATGGGCCGCAAGACCTTTGATTCGATCGGTGCCAAGCCTTTGCCTCAGCGCTACCACATCGTGATCACTCGTCAGGATTTGGTTTCAACGAATCCACTCGTGAAATACGTAAAGACGCTTGAAGAAGCGGTCGAAGCCGCAAAACCTTTGACAGCTCAATGGGGCGACGAAGTTTTCATCGTCGGCGGCGGCGAAATCTACAAGCAATCAATGAACATCACCGACAGAATTTACCTGACGGTGATTTACAAAGATTTCGAAGGCGACACTCATTACCCTGAGATCCCCGCGAATTTTGAACTGGTCGCAAAATCAGATCGCACGGAGCCGGTACCATTCTCTTTCCTGACTTACGAAAAGAAAAAGTAA
- a CDS encoding thymidylate synthase yields MRQYHDLLKHVLAHGNQKSDRTGTGTISVFGYQMRFNLEEGFPLLTTKKLYTRAIFHELLWFLKGDTNIKYLQDNKVTIWDEWADEEGNLGPVYGKQWRSWETSDGRKIDQITNVVEQIKKNPDSRRLLVVAFNPSDVDKMALPPCHAFFQFYVANGKLSCQLYQRSADIFLGVPFNIASYALLVHMIAQVCGLKAGEFIHTLGDAHIYNNHLEQVKTQLQRECRPLPKLVLNPDVKDLFDFKFEDIQIVGYDPHPAIKGEVAV; encoded by the coding sequence ATGCGCCAATATCATGATCTATTAAAACACGTCCTTGCCCACGGCAATCAGAAGTCAGACCGCACAGGCACTGGCACGATCAGCGTGTTTGGCTATCAGATGCGTTTTAATCTCGAAGAGGGCTTCCCGCTTTTGACAACCAAGAAGCTTTACACTCGCGCGATCTTTCACGAGCTCTTGTGGTTCCTAAAGGGCGATACCAACATCAAGTATCTTCAAGATAACAAAGTCACGATTTGGGATGAGTGGGCGGATGAAGAGGGCAACCTCGGCCCCGTTTACGGTAAGCAATGGCGCTCATGGGAAACTTCCGATGGCCGCAAGATTGACCAAATCACCAACGTGGTTGAGCAAATTAAGAAAAATCCGGACTCCCGCCGCCTGTTGGTCGTGGCATTCAACCCGTCGGACGTCGACAAGATGGCTTTGCCTCCATGCCATGCCTTCTTCCAATTCTACGTCGCTAACGGCAAGCTTTCTTGCCAGCTCTATCAACGAAGCGCTGACATCTTCTTGGGCGTGCCATTCAATATCGCAAGCTACGCACTCCTTGTGCATATGATCGCGCAAGTTTGTGGTTTGAAAGCCGGCGAGTTCATTCACACACTGGGCGATGCGCACATCTACAACAACCACTTAGAACAAGTGAAAACGCAGTTGCAACGCGAGTGCCGTCCGCTACCAAAATTAGTTTTAAATCCTGACGTCAAAGATCTCTTCGATTTCAAATTCGAAGATATCCAAATCGTAGGCTACGATCCACATCCAGCAATCAAAGGCGAGGTGGCCGTATGA
- a CDS encoding DUF4080 domain-containing protein, whose protein sequence is MPANPQKDILLVTLNSTYQHCAFGLRYLYANLGELQPRAQILEWTIHASPRNVVEKILSFDPKIVGFGVYIWNTTEIFQVVSVLKKVAPHVTVVLGGPEVSYETEKQAICQTADYVIKGEADFLFREFCEKVLIQNEKPEQKFYGGVLPDITKIQSPYSFYTDEDIKNRIIYVEVSRGCPYKCEYCLSSLDKLVRSFDLEQFLSDIDSLIQRGTRQFKFVDRTFNLSIQTSSRILQFFLDRIDLGLFLHFEMVPDRLPPELKELIKKFPAGSLQFEVGIQTWNPEVAKNVSRRNDYTKVRENFKFLSLESGVHTHADLIVGLPGETVKSFGVGFDELASCGPHEIQVGILKRLKGTPIVRHDREFEMTYQEHPPFQILRNKDISYSEMQQMNRFAKFWDLIANSGNFVNTTEWLRAQSQTREDKSFFWEFYALSDFMSQRFAETHSIALQTLLEALWTYLTEVKLHDKVAVRDLLLSDYMRDKPRNIPSFLRDGLGDTAYQLHQKTQNANSLPERQQRHMHK, encoded by the coding sequence ATGCCTGCCAATCCCCAAAAAGACATCCTGTTAGTGACCCTCAATTCGACGTACCAGCACTGCGCTTTCGGGCTTCGTTATTTGTACGCGAATCTTGGGGAATTGCAGCCCCGCGCGCAAATCCTGGAGTGGACCATCCACGCCAGCCCCCGCAATGTGGTTGAAAAAATCCTGAGCTTTGATCCCAAAATTGTGGGTTTCGGTGTGTATATCTGGAATACGACAGAGATCTTTCAAGTCGTTTCCGTCCTCAAGAAAGTCGCACCTCACGTGACAGTGGTTTTGGGCGGGCCTGAGGTTTCCTACGAAACTGAAAAGCAAGCGATCTGCCAGACGGCGGATTACGTTATTAAGGGCGAAGCAGATTTCCTTTTCCGCGAGTTCTGCGAAAAAGTTTTGATTCAAAACGAAAAGCCCGAGCAGAAATTCTACGGCGGCGTTTTGCCAGACATCACAAAGATTCAATCGCCGTATAGTTTCTATACCGATGAAGATATCAAAAACCGTATCATCTATGTCGAAGTATCGCGCGGTTGCCCTTACAAGTGCGAGTACTGTTTATCGTCGCTCGATAAGCTCGTGCGCAGTTTTGATCTCGAGCAATTCCTGTCGGATATCGATAGTCTCATTCAGCGCGGAACGAGACAGTTTAAGTTCGTCGATCGTACTTTCAATCTGAGCATTCAAACGAGCAGCCGCATTTTGCAGTTCTTCTTAGATCGCATTGACTTGGGTTTGTTCCTGCACTTTGAAATGGTGCCGGATCGTTTGCCACCGGAACTCAAAGAGCTCATTAAAAAGTTTCCAGCTGGTTCGCTGCAATTCGAAGTCGGTATTCAAACGTGGAATCCAGAAGTTGCAAAAAATGTCAGCCGCCGCAATGACTACACCAAAGTCCGCGAGAATTTCAAATTCTTGTCGCTTGAAAGCGGAGTGCACACGCACGCCGATCTTATCGTGGGCCTTCCGGGTGAAACCGTGAAGAGCTTCGGTGTGGGCTTTGATGAGCTCGCGTCTTGTGGCCCGCACGAAATTCAAGTCGGCATCTTGAAGCGCCTTAAGGGCACTCCGATCGTTCGCCACGACCGCGAGTTTGAGATGACTTATCAAGAGCATCCACCGTTTCAAATTCTCAGAAATAAAGACATTTCTTACTCTGAAATGCAGCAGATGAATCGCTTTGCTAAATTCTGGGACTTGATCGCCAACAGCGGAAACTTCGTAAACACGACCGAGTGGTTGCGTGCTCAATCGCAGACCCGCGAAGATAAATCCTTTTTCTGGGAATTCTACGCACTCAGTGATTTTATGAGCCAGCGTTTTGCCGAAACCCACAGCATTGCGCTCCAAACTTTGTTAGAAGCGCTCTGGACCTACCTCACTGAAGTGAAGTTGCATGACAAGGTGGCCGTGCGTGATTTGCTCCTCAGCGATTATATGCGCGATAAGCCTCGCAATATTCCAAGCTTCTTGCGTGATGGTCTGGGTGATACGGCTTATCAGTTGCACCAAAAGACTCAGAACGCGAATTCATTGCCGGAACGCCAGCAACGTCACATGCATAAATAG
- a CDS encoding DUF1669 domain-containing protein — MKFFVLMATLMLTLVAEARIQVLFHPHDPTLEAIAGCISDAKSTVDIAMYNMDITDQSPIIQTLKSPEVQKRIQSGDLRIRMVLELYATPEENDKKRQAVEALGIDVRYLGKAVKVHHKFAVIDAGGALDRVITGSANWSLSSYKNYNENILFFTQEPEVTSRYQFEFNRLWNASKEFGVAKNYPDVPVPAYKDQPDIDIYFNSPKTIDPTSAEPSNITEQIVALIKGAKSTLQIATTRVRIQSVMEELLAAAQRGVKAQIIISQDDFSQLMPRAKYLLNNPNIQLRIKFYNLNVGNYLTYQMHNKFMIVDGQTLETGSFNWSDSSENGHIENVVVLRNAAAQQVLPAYKKEFADIWDMGRTEYAATLESLQKGQHPECVIPQMVLTQPEIRQLLNYGRNCK, encoded by the coding sequence ATGAAGTTCTTCGTATTGATGGCGACATTGATGCTGACGCTCGTAGCGGAAGCGCGTATTCAGGTTCTTTTCCACCCGCATGACCCCACTTTGGAGGCGATTGCCGGTTGCATCTCTGATGCAAAATCCACTGTCGACATCGCGATGTACAACATGGATATCACGGATCAGTCTCCGATTATTCAAACTTTGAAATCTCCAGAAGTTCAAAAGCGCATTCAGTCCGGGGACCTTCGCATCCGCATGGTCTTGGAACTTTATGCAACTCCAGAGGAAAATGATAAAAAGCGCCAAGCTGTTGAAGCCCTCGGCATCGACGTTCGTTACTTAGGTAAGGCCGTCAAGGTTCATCACAAGTTTGCTGTCATCGACGCCGGTGGAGCTTTAGACCGTGTCATCACGGGCAGTGCGAACTGGTCTTTGTCTTCTTACAAAAACTATAACGAAAATATTTTGTTCTTCACCCAAGAGCCTGAAGTGACTTCTCGCTATCAATTTGAGTTCAACCGCCTGTGGAATGCTTCAAAAGAATTCGGCGTTGCAAAGAATTATCCGGACGTTCCTGTTCCAGCGTACAAAGATCAGCCGGATATCGACATCTATTTCAATTCGCCAAAAACAATCGATCCGACCTCGGCAGAGCCAAGCAATATCACAGAGCAAATCGTTGCTTTGATTAAAGGCGCGAAGAGCACTTTGCAAATTGCAACAACTCGTGTGCGTATTCAGTCAGTGATGGAAGAGTTGCTTGCAGCTGCTCAAAGGGGCGTGAAAGCGCAGATCATCATCAGCCAAGATGATTTTTCTCAGCTGATGCCACGTGCGAAGTACTTGCTCAATAATCCCAACATTCAGTTGAGAATTAAGTTCTACAACTTGAACGTGGGTAATTATCTGACATACCAAATGCACAACAAGTTCATGATCGTCGACGGTCAGACTTTGGAGACAGGTTCTTTCAACTGGTCTGACAGCAGTGAGAACGGTCACATTGAAAATGTTGTTGTATTGAGAAACGCAGCAGCTCAACAAGTTCTGCCTGCGTACAAAAAAGAATTCGCTGATATTTGGGACATGGGCCGCACGGAATATGCAGCGACGCTTGAGTCTTTGCAGAAGGGCCAACATCCTGAATGCGTGATTCCGCAGATGGTTCTGACACAACCAGAAATTCGTCAGCTTTTGAATTACGGCCGCAACTGCAAATAA
- a CDS encoding DUF1592 domain-containing protein: MYQFLRQSKAKRSLVVLLVSASALIFLFTNCGRFGGFIIPDVEGTNSLGSAGVNPPLPPVDQKLCTTTSVPGRVGLQRLTSRQMENTLRDLLGISNIVLPSTFARDDQMGGYVSLPETQLMSSQFVEMQMDFLFGLADQVVTQAPAVVISCAYANSATCVDKIISDFLVRAYRRPLRADEKSRFITQYNNFSGTAQEKMKVVIASILFSPQFLYRELTNPPAGSGNYLALNSYELANRLSYFAWETMPDAQLFAKAQSGDLSKPEVLTAELQRMIQSPRIEALARSLAEQWFGYGSIWQHSLNSTTFPNFNTPMKQSMYGESVQFIKYLIQQNRPLSDLVIADYSFVDSNLATLYGLSVPANTPMTLTNIVNTKHQGVLGQPGILALTSSGEKTSIVRRGLWVNEKLLCTTFGAPPAGVDTKLPTNLPADATPREQMDAHRTIASCAACHNYIDPPGLVLESFDPLGRSRTIYSTGRTIDTSAKLVSGVSFLDAKDLNAYLSKDKNFNECVTKKVMPVIVGRVSKFEDACSVKTIAAGKIPTDLTFGQLFENMVKSMVFTMQAGE; the protein is encoded by the coding sequence ATGTATCAGTTTTTGCGTCAATCCAAGGCAAAGAGATCTCTTGTAGTTCTCTTGGTGAGTGCTTCCGCTTTGATTTTTCTTTTCACAAACTGTGGCCGCTTTGGCGGTTTTATTATTCCCGATGTTGAGGGAACGAATTCTCTTGGCTCGGCGGGCGTGAATCCGCCGCTGCCTCCAGTAGATCAAAAGCTTTGCACCACAACGTCCGTACCGGGCCGTGTGGGGCTCCAGCGCCTGACAAGCCGTCAGATGGAAAACACTCTGCGCGACCTCTTAGGTATTAGTAACATAGTTCTTCCATCCACTTTTGCTCGCGATGATCAAATGGGCGGCTATGTTTCATTGCCAGAGACCCAATTGATGAGTTCACAGTTCGTTGAAATGCAGATGGATTTTCTTTTTGGTTTAGCAGACCAAGTTGTTACGCAAGCCCCGGCGGTTGTCATCAGCTGCGCTTATGCGAACTCCGCAACATGTGTTGATAAAATCATTTCAGACTTCTTGGTGCGTGCTTATCGCCGTCCTCTGCGTGCGGACGAAAAGTCGCGCTTTATCACTCAGTACAATAACTTCAGTGGCACCGCACAAGAGAAGATGAAAGTCGTGATCGCTTCGATTTTGTTTTCTCCGCAGTTTTTATATCGTGAGTTGACGAATCCTCCTGCGGGTTCAGGTAACTATCTTGCCTTGAACTCTTACGAGCTTGCCAATCGTCTTTCATATTTTGCATGGGAAACCATGCCGGATGCGCAACTTTTCGCAAAGGCGCAATCAGGTGATCTCAGTAAGCCTGAAGTGTTAACGGCGGAATTGCAAAGAATGATACAAAGTCCGCGCATTGAGGCATTAGCGAGATCTTTGGCTGAGCAGTGGTTTGGTTATGGAAGTATCTGGCAACATTCACTGAATTCGACGACCTTTCCGAACTTCAATACGCCGATGAAGCAATCCATGTATGGCGAGAGCGTTCAGTTCATTAAATATCTGATTCAGCAAAATCGACCGCTGAGTGACCTTGTGATTGCTGATTATTCCTTTGTGGATTCGAATCTTGCTACGCTTTACGGCTTAAGTGTTCCAGCAAATACGCCGATGACATTAACGAATATCGTGAATACTAAGCATCAAGGCGTGTTAGGGCAACCTGGAATCTTGGCTTTAACATCAAGTGGAGAAAAGACTTCGATTGTTCGCCGCGGTCTTTGGGTGAACGAAAAGCTTTTGTGTACGACTTTCGGGGCCCCTCCAGCAGGAGTTGATACGAAGCTTCCGACGAATTTGCCAGCGGATGCAACTCCTCGCGAACAGATGGATGCCCATCGTACGATTGCAAGCTGTGCTGCTTGCCACAATTACATCGATCCTCCGGGATTAGTGCTTGAATCCTTCGATCCGCTCGGTCGAAGCCGTACGATTTATTCGACGGGAAGAACGATTGATACCTCAGCGAAACTTGTCAGCGGTGTGAGCTTCTTGGATGCCAAAGATTTGAATGCTTACTTATCCAAGGACAAGAATTTCAATGAGTGCGTAACGAAGAAGGTGATGCCAGTGATTGTCGGACGTGTGTCGAAGTTTGAAGACGCGTGCTCCGTAAAAACAATTGCGGCAGGGAAAATTCCAACAGATTTAACTTTTGGTCAACTTTTTGAAAATATGGTTAAAAGCATGGTGTTTACTATGCAGGCGGGGGAGTAA
- a CDS encoding DUF1552 domain-containing protein yields the protein MKPMNRRAFLAGSAKTIIALPLLEAMFLTDKAMAQAASTMMPRFSFMYFANGVVNFEGSPTSMDKLTGILAPLAPYRQHLISVNGLSNRENSSWDQTGGPIGGLGTPHETEAATFLTCSKLASLNELRVYNSSIDQVIGMYLQNKYSTKTSALVIGAGDALSGIGQGDVNMAYHTLMSWKSGTQYVAPFMTVNSVFKEMFSSTPPSTTNPDLVKLQNQKKSILDAALSQISVMRTRLGSADQVRLDQYLTGVRDVEKKVNAIVTTGPACPTVTAPTNYNPGDSGQFENYIRTMIDMITISFQCNLIPVANFMFTRGNGGARSGVGGVPDDQHEVSHYADDSTKKDKLRKINTFYYSMFAYYLKKLSETMELDQPMIKNILSLYGCSASDSQLHDGSNCPIMLAGGQNMGVVTNRVLDYGLIADKPYNTGKPLANLFLGMSNVAGVGLSKFANSNAAINLKA from the coding sequence ATGAAGCCAATGAATCGAAGAGCATTTTTAGCCGGATCAGCTAAGACAATTATTGCTCTACCGCTGTTAGAGGCAATGTTCTTAACAGACAAAGCTATGGCACAGGCCGCTTCGACAATGATGCCGCGCTTTTCATTTATGTATTTTGCAAACGGCGTCGTTAACTTTGAGGGCTCGCCGACGTCGATGGATAAATTGACGGGAATTTTAGCGCCCTTAGCGCCCTACCGGCAGCATTTAATTTCGGTGAATGGTCTTTCAAACCGCGAAAATTCGAGTTGGGACCAAACGGGTGGCCCTATTGGTGGTTTGGGAACTCCGCATGAGACCGAAGCAGCAACCTTTTTAACATGCTCTAAACTGGCAAGCTTAAACGAGCTTCGAGTCTATAATTCTTCCATCGACCAGGTCATCGGCATGTATTTGCAAAACAAATATAGCACGAAGACATCCGCCCTTGTGATTGGTGCTGGTGATGCCCTTAGCGGTATCGGTCAAGGGGATGTCAACATGGCTTATCATACTTTAATGTCGTGGAAGTCTGGGACTCAGTATGTGGCCCCTTTTATGACAGTCAATTCTGTTTTTAAAGAGATGTTTTCTTCGACTCCGCCAAGCACGACGAATCCGGATCTCGTAAAGCTGCAAAACCAAAAGAAAAGTATTCTTGATGCGGCTCTGTCGCAAATCTCTGTAATGAGAACTCGCCTCGGCAGTGCGGATCAAGTTCGTTTGGATCAATACCTTACGGGCGTGCGTGATGTGGAAAAAAAGGTCAACGCCATTGTGACAACAGGTCCGGCCTGCCCAACGGTGACTGCGCCGACAAATTATAATCCTGGTGATAGCGGCCAATTTGAAAACTACATCCGCACAATGATTGATATGATTACGATTTCATTTCAGTGTAATTTGATTCCGGTTGCAAACTTCATGTTCACTCGCGGAAATGGTGGTGCTCGCTCGGGTGTAGGGGGAGTGCCGGATGACCAGCATGAGGTGTCTCACTATGCGGACGATAGCACGAAAAAAGACAAACTGAGAAAGATTAATACTTTCTATTATTCAATGTTTGCTTACTATCTGAAAAAACTCAGCGAGACTATGGAGCTGGATCAGCCGATGATTAAGAACATCCTGTCGCTTTATGGATGCTCAGCGAGTGATTCGCAACTGCATGATGGCAGTAACTGTCCTATCATGCTGGCCGGTGGTCAGAACATGGGTGTGGTTACAAACCGCGTATTGGACTACGGCCTTATCGCTGACAAGCCTTATAATACAGGCAAGCCTTTGGCCAATCTGTTCTTGGGAATGTCCAATGTCGCCGGTGTGGGACTCTCGAAGTTTGCGAATTCAAACGCAGCGATCAATCTGAAAGCCTAA
- the hpt gene encoding hypoxanthine phosphoribosyltransferase, whose product MTHLQIKPYITEDQLAKKVAEIGAAITKKFKGEQIVAVCVLKGSFVFYSDLIRAIDADINCEFFGVSSYHGTTSSGEVKVTLDLASPVEGKHILLVEDIVDTGITMNYLKNSIMARKPASLTTVALLEKPEALKVPCKLDYVGFQITNEFVVGYGLDYQGYYRNLPFIGQVQNFQ is encoded by the coding sequence ATGACTCACCTGCAAATCAAACCTTACATCACTGAAGACCAACTCGCGAAAAAAGTGGCTGAAATTGGCGCCGCGATCACTAAGAAATTCAAAGGCGAACAAATTGTTGCTGTTTGTGTTTTGAAGGGTTCTTTTGTTTTTTACTCTGATTTGATCCGCGCGATTGATGCTGACATCAACTGCGAATTCTTCGGTGTTTCCAGCTACCATGGCACAACCTCTTCAGGTGAAGTAAAAGTGACTTTGGATTTAGCAAGCCCGGTTGAAGGCAAACACATCTTGTTGGTTGAAGACATCGTCGACACCGGCATCACAATGAACTACTTGAAAAACTCGATCATGGCTCGCAAGCCGGCGTCACTCACAACGGTGGCGTTGCTTGAAAAACCAGAAGCTTTGAAAGTGCCATGCAAATTGGACTACGTTGGCTTCCAAATCACCAACGAGTTCGTTGTTGGTTACGGCTTGGATTACCAAGGTTACTACCGCAATCTTCCATTCATCGGCCAAGTTCAGAACTTCCAATAA
- a CDS encoding uracil phosphoribosyltransferase, translating to MARMRYLQHHYGPQVHIIDNPLLNDLLAKLCSPNTFQPEINRLVEPLYTHMIAEVIGQEFELESFRVPTRMTEVHPDILLESQGIAKSQKAVTVNLARAGTYPSHLCYNQLHWALEPQNIRQDHIFAARMTGADQHVTGAHFGSLKIGGDVKDAYVMIPDPMGATGSTIVSTIDYYKQKVAGPAKKYIAMHLIVTPEYLKKVLSAHPEVVIYALRLDRGLSDKAVLRSPPGLHWDQEKGLNDHDYIVPGGGGFGEIMNNSFV from the coding sequence ATTGCTCGGATGCGATATCTTCAGCATCACTACGGCCCACAAGTTCACATTATCGACAACCCACTTTTAAACGATCTCCTGGCGAAGCTTTGTTCTCCGAACACCTTTCAGCCTGAAATCAACCGTCTGGTCGAACCTCTTTATACGCACATGATCGCCGAAGTCATCGGCCAAGAGTTCGAGCTCGAGTCCTTCCGCGTTCCAACCCGAATGACCGAAGTCCATCCTGATATTTTGTTGGAAAGCCAAGGAATTGCGAAGTCACAAAAAGCCGTCACGGTGAATTTAGCTCGCGCTGGTACTTACCCAAGCCACCTCTGCTATAACCAATTACATTGGGCGCTGGAGCCTCAAAATATCCGTCAGGATCATATCTTTGCTGCCCGCATGACTGGCGCTGATCAGCACGTCACCGGAGCTCATTTCGGCAGTCTTAAAATCGGTGGCGACGTGAAAGATGCTTACGTCATGATCCCCGATCCCATGGGCGCTACCGGCAGTACGATTGTGTCCACAATCGACTACTACAAACAAAAGGTCGCTGGTCCGGCGAAGAAATATATCGCCATGCATTTGATCGTGACCCCGGAGTATTTGAAGAAAGTTCTAAGCGCTCACCCGGAGGTCGTGATCTATGCCTTGAGGCTTGACCGGGGCCTTTCCGATAAGGCAGTTTTAAGGTCTCCTCCAGGGCTCCATTGGGACCAAGAAAAGGGTCTGAATGATCATGACTATATCGTGCCTGGCGGCGGCGGTTTTGGCGAAATAATGAATAACTCCTTCGTTTAA